The uncultured Desulfatiglans sp. DNA window GAGTAAGATTGGCTCGTATCGGTGGTGTAGGGACCAGCAGGGTGGTTTGACTTATATGATGGTAAAAAATATGCCTTTTCGCAACCTTTACGCAGCAGCGCTCTTCCTGGCCTTCCTGACTCTGCCATCGCCCGGAAGGGGGGGCATGACTGATCGGATGGAGCACTTCCACTGCTCCATCCGACTAGAGGACAACGTCATGGCATCGGCCGAATTCAGCGTCTCTGAAGATGAGAGCGCCATTCGCTACAAACTCGAAGTCAACCATGTCGATAATATCACGATGGCTCATCTGCACCTGGGCTGGATGGGGCACATTGGAAGCCCCGTCGTTTGGCTTTATCCTCAGGGACCACCGCCAAGACTCATCAAGGGGCCATTTACGGGGGTCCTCTCAGAAGGGACCATCACGAGCGATGACCTCCGCGGGCCCTTGCGCGGGAGGCCTCTGTCCGTGCTGCTTGGCCTGATAAAAACCGGGGAAGTGTATATCAATATCCATTCGAAGGAGCACCCCCACGGTGAAATCTGCGGGCCAGTCGTCCTGAAGGGCGACCGGCAGCATTAAGCGTTGACTGAAAACGGCCCAATGGCTGTTCCATTCATCTTCCTTTTCCGATCGCGGCCTTCAAAAGGCCGGTGCGCCCCCTTGTTCCCAATGTGTTGCAGACCCAGGACGTTCACCTCAACCGTGAAAAGGCGGTTTTTCAGCGGACGAATCAACGACGTATGCAGGCGTTCCGAAAATCTTCTCGTTTTCAAAGGGGTCGCATGAAAAAGGCGTGTTGCTTCCTGCTCATTTTGGCCCCGTTCCTCGCTGCGCTGCTTCTTTCCTGCGCCAGCCCGCAAAACGGCGGGATAGCGCTCCTTCCGCCCATAGAAGGGGCCGAGGCGGTGGGAACGGAAACCTGCGCCTTGTGCCACGAGGGAGTGGTGGAGCGCTTCCGTTCGACCGATCATGGCAGGTATTCAGGCTCAATGGAGGAGGGTGAAATCCTGGGTTGCGAATCCTGCCACGGTCCGGGAAGTCTCCACATGGAGGCGGGCGGCGGCGTGGGGCAGTATATCATCAATCCAGCGAGGAATCCGGAGCCGTGCTTCGCATGCCACCTGTCTGTGAAGGTTACGTTCAATCTGGAGGTTCATCACCCGGTGAGAGAGCAGCGGATGAATTGCGTGGACTGCCATGACCCCCACGGGAAGGATATCTACAAGGCGAAAGGCATGCGTGTGGGCAGGGAAAATGAGGTCTGCATGCAGTGCCACAAGGAGCAGGTCCGCCCGAGGGTCTTCGAACACGAAGCTCTCCGGGATGGATGCACGATCTGCCACGGGCCGCACGGCGCGATCAACGACAAGATGCTGGTTGAGAACGATAACAACCTGTGCCTCAAATGTCATGCCCAGATCGCGATGCCCCGCTCCATCACCATGGGCGATTTTTCCCACACCACCCGTCTTGCGGAGGGGACATGCTGGAGCGCCGGGTGCCACACGGCTGTGCATGGCTCGGACATCAACCCACACCTGAGGTACTGATAAGATGGCGATGGGGAGGCACACTGCCCGGACAGCCACATTGCTCGTCCTTTTCCTCTGCGGGGCCGGGGCAGCCGAAGGTGGTGCTTCAGAAGGCGACCATTCCTGGACCTTTGAAATGTCCCCTGCTGCCCAATATGCCATTGTGGACGGGGATGAGAGAAAATTCAGCGAGGACTGGTGGATGCCGAATGGTTGGATGGTCGGCCTCGAAAGATTTTTCTTCAAAAAACCATTGGGCGGGGGCTGGACATTCAATATGGAAGGTCACGCGCTCTTTCCCGGTGACGATTACCGGGTTGACCTTCTGCTCGAGAAGGCAGGCTATGGTTTCGTTCGCGGCCGGTACGGGGAGTATCGCAAGTATTTCGACGACACCGGTGGATTCTTCCACCCCTTCAGGATTCCTGCGTTCAGTCTGGACCGGGACCTGCAACTCGATATCGGTGAACTGGCGCTGGAATTCGGGATCACGGTGCCTGAATGGCCCGAGATCGCCGGGGGTTATGAGCGCCGGTTCAAAAAGGGCGAGAAATCCCTTCTCCAATGGGGAAGCGTTGCGGAAGACGGCCTGACAAGAAAGATCTACCCTGCCTATAAGGAAGTCGATGAAAAGCTCGATGTCTTCAAGGTCAAGGTCAGCCATGACATCAGCGGGATTCATTTGGAAGACAGCGCCCGGTATGAAAGGTCGAGAATTGACACCGGCCGTTTCGAACAGGAGTTCGACATCCAGAGCGGCGAGGCCGAGAGCGTAAGCGTCTACGAGAGCAGCGAGTACGATGCGCTCTACAACACGCTTTACCTCGAGAGCCGGTTTCACGAGAAGGCCTATCTCTCCATGGGTTATCTCTACAACGACCTCGATGGGGATGCCGCGTTCCGGATGTTCACGGTGCCATTCGGCCCGGAACCTTTTGACAAGGACTGGTCCACGAGCCTGGTCGATTTCGAACAGGAAAGCCACGTCCTTAATTTGAACGCGATGCTGGGCCCCATCAGAGACCTGAGCCTCCAAGGGGGAATTCAAGGCGAATTTATCGAGAGCCGGGGCAGAACGAAAGCGGAGCTGCTGGAGACGAGTTTCGGGGGGGAGGTTGGCTCGCCGGAGACGGAAGGCCGGAGCAGCGTCGACAGGAATGGTTTCGATGAGTCCATCGAACTCCGGTATGGAGGTATTCCATATACGGCGCTCTATGCGGAAGGGAAGTGGACGCAGCAGGAAATCGATCTGTTCGAGGACGAGTTCGAAGACGGTGTCCTTGCCTTTGAACGCCTCACGGACAGCGACGTGAGCCGCAGAAGGTACACCTTTGGCGTCAGCACCTCCCCCATTCGCCGCTTGACCCTGTCGGGGCACTACCGGCGCAGCGTGCGCAAGAATGACTATGACCACAAAATAGACTCGGAAGAATCAGGTTATTCGGCCTTCATCGAAAAACAGGAATGGACCAGCGACGAGATCAAGGCCAAGATCGGCGCCAGGATGACTGCCCGGCTCAAAGGAAGCCTGCAGTATCAGTTCGTCGACGCAAAAATCGACACCGCTTCCGCGACCCAACCTCCGAGCCTTGTCGAGTCCAACGGCTACAAGGCCAACATCTACAGCCTGAGCCTTACAGCCTCGCCGACGGCCAAAATGTATGTGACGGGCATCTTCTCCTACAGTGACATATCGTCGGAGAGTTTCGACAACGGGGCGGGATCCGTCGTTGGATACGATGGGGATGTCTATTCCTTCATTGGGACGGCAGGCTGGTCGATCGGGAAGAACACCGATCTTACCCTGGAGTACCTCTACAGCGGCTCG harbors:
- a CDS encoding exported hypothetical protein (Evidence 5 : Unknown function); its protein translation is MMVKNMPFRNLYAAALFLAFLTLPSPGRGGMTDRMEHFHCSIRLEDNVMASAEFSVSEDESAIRYKLEVNHVDNITMAHLHLGWMGHIGSPVVWLYPQGPPPRLIKGPFTGVLSEGTITSDDLRGPLRGRPLSVLLGLIKTGEVYINIHSKEHPHGEICGPVVLKGDRQH
- a CDS encoding Cytochrome C family protein; this encodes MQAFRKSSRFQRGRMKKACCFLLILAPFLAALLLSCASPQNGGIALLPPIEGAEAVGTETCALCHEGVVERFRSTDHGRYSGSMEEGEILGCESCHGPGSLHMEAGGGVGQYIINPARNPEPCFACHLSVKVTFNLEVHHPVREQRMNCVDCHDPHGKDIYKAKGMRVGRENEVCMQCHKEQVRPRVFEHEALRDGCTICHGPHGAINDKMLVENDNNLCLKCHAQIAMPRSITMGDFSHTTRLAEGTCWSAGCHTAVHGSDINPHLRY
- a CDS encoding putative Planctomycete cytochrome C (Evidence 3 : Putative function from multiple computational evidences), whose product is MAMGRHTARTATLLVLFLCGAGAAEGGASEGDHSWTFEMSPAAQYAIVDGDERKFSEDWWMPNGWMVGLERFFFKKPLGGGWTFNMEGHALFPGDDYRVDLLLEKAGYGFVRGRYGEYRKYFDDTGGFFHPFRIPAFSLDRDLQLDIGELALEFGITVPEWPEIAGGYERRFKKGEKSLLQWGSVAEDGLTRKIYPAYKEVDEKLDVFKVKVSHDISGIHLEDSARYERSRIDTGRFEQEFDIQSGEAESVSVYESSEYDALYNTLYLESRFHEKAYLSMGYLYNDLDGDAAFRMFTVPFGPEPFDKDWSTSLVDFEQESHVLNLNAMLGPIRDLSLQGGIQGEFIESRGRTKAELLETSFGGEVGSPETEGRSSVDRNGFDESIELRYGGIPYTALYAEGKWTQQEIDLFEDEFEDGVLAFERLTDSDVSRRRYTFGVSTSPIRRLTLSGHYRRSVRKNDYDHKIDSEESGYSAFIEKQEWTSDEIKAKIGARMTARLKGSLQYQFVDAKIDTASATQPPSLVESNGYKANIYSLSLTASPTAKMYVTGIFSYSDISSESFDNGAGSVVGYDGDVYSFIGTAGWSIGKNTDLTLEYLYSGSDNFQDNSEEGLPLGIDNDRHGLRLGCSRKINDQLKVRFKYGFYKYTEDSNNGIDDYRAHLLGLAFEYAF